From the genome of Virgibacillus siamensis, one region includes:
- a CDS encoding DUF86 domain-containing protein encodes MYFVDRKKIEEILDYMKELLAEVKKHQFSSFMEKLYLERTVHMVIESMLDVGNMMIDGFIMRDPGSYEDIIDILVDEKVVPEHYDEGLKAVILLRKHLVKEYLSVDHELLEKTLRDNMDKLTEFSAYVRKYLDNELGVANAFLKNE; translated from the coding sequence ATGTACTTTGTTGATCGTAAAAAAATTGAAGAAATACTTGATTATATGAAAGAACTGCTTGCTGAGGTGAAAAAGCATCAGTTTAGTTCTTTTATGGAAAAATTATACTTGGAACGTACCGTACATATGGTAATTGAGTCGATGCTTGATGTCGGAAATATGATGATTGACGGGTTCATCATGCGCGATCCGGGCAGTTATGAGGATATTATCGATATTCTGGTTGATGAAAAAGTCGTTCCGGAGCACTATGATGAGGGACTGAAGGCAGTTATTTTATTGCGTAAACATCTAGTGAAAGAATATTTGTCGGTTGACCATGAATTGCTCGAAAAAACGTTGCGGGACAACATGGATAAATTAACGGAATTCAGTGCCTATGTGAGAAAATATCTGGATAATGAATTAGGGGTTGCCAACGCATTTTTAAAGAATGAGTAG
- a CDS encoding SAV0927 family protein — protein MDKSFDILKDETQTKEIRYISFKGNLQRYDFALMQHEEDPSKLVVIYLQKNRFAFLGKEDLDKEGEIEHVFHETEMEADEIRAFLRGVL, from the coding sequence ATGGATAAAAGCTTTGACATACTGAAAGATGAAACACAAACAAAAGAAATACGCTACATAAGTTTCAAAGGCAACCTGCAACGATACGACTTTGCCCTTATGCAGCACGAAGAGGATCCATCCAAACTTGTTGTCATCTATCTGCAGAAAAACCGTTTCGCCTTTTTAGGAAAAGAAGACCTGGATAAAGAAGGCGAGATTGAGCACGTTTTCCATGAGACTGAAATGGAAGCGGATGAGATCAGGGCGTTTTTGCGGGGAGTGCTATAA